A region of Pseudorca crassidens isolate mPseCra1 chromosome 8, mPseCra1.hap1, whole genome shotgun sequence DNA encodes the following proteins:
- the SSBP1 gene encoding single-stranded DNA-binding protein, mitochondrial isoform X2, protein MFRRPVVQVLHQFVRHESEIAGSLVLERSLNRVQLLGRVGQDPVMRQVEGKNPVTIFSLATNEMWRSGENETHQIGDVSQKTTWHRISVFRPGLRDVAYQYVKKGSRIYVEGKVDYGEYMDKNNVRRQATTIIADNIIFLSDQTKEKA, encoded by the exons aTGTTTCGAAGACCTGTAGTGCAG GTCCTTCATCAGTTTGTGAGACATGAGTCTGAAATAGCTGGCAGTTTGGTTCTTGAAAGAT CTCTGAATCGTGTGCAGTTACTTGGTCGAGTAGGTCAGGACCCTGTCATGAGACAGGTAGAAGGAAAAAACCCAGTCACAATATTTTCTCTAGCAACAAATGAGATGTGGCGATCAGGGGAAAATGAAACACACCAAATAG GTGATGTCAGTCAAAAGACAACGTGGCACAGAATTTCAGTATTCCGACCAGGCCTGAGAGATGTGGCATATCAGTATGTGAAAAAGGG GTCTCGAATTTATGTGGAAGGGAAAGTAGACTATGGTGAATATATGGATAAAAATAATGTGAGACGACAAGCAACAACAATTATAGCTG ATAACATCATATTTCTGAGTGACCAGACGAAAGAGAAGGCATAG
- the SSBP1 gene encoding single-stranded DNA-binding protein, mitochondrial isoform X1, protein MKLRSSGSCEHSDEHLSGIMTQVLHQFVRHESEIAGSLVLERSLNRVQLLGRVGQDPVMRQVEGKNPVTIFSLATNEMWRSGENETHQIGDVSQKTTWHRISVFRPGLRDVAYQYVKKGSRIYVEGKVDYGEYMDKNNVRRQATTIIADNIIFLSDQTKEKA, encoded by the exons ATGAAACTTAGGAGCTCTGGCTCATGTGAGCACTCAGATGAGCACCTTTCTGGAATCATGACACAG GTCCTTCATCAGTTTGTGAGACATGAGTCTGAAATAGCTGGCAGTTTGGTTCTTGAAAGAT CTCTGAATCGTGTGCAGTTACTTGGTCGAGTAGGTCAGGACCCTGTCATGAGACAGGTAGAAGGAAAAAACCCAGTCACAATATTTTCTCTAGCAACAAATGAGATGTGGCGATCAGGGGAAAATGAAACACACCAAATAG GTGATGTCAGTCAAAAGACAACGTGGCACAGAATTTCAGTATTCCGACCAGGCCTGAGAGATGTGGCATATCAGTATGTGAAAAAGGG GTCTCGAATTTATGTGGAAGGGAAAGTAGACTATGGTGAATATATGGATAAAAATAATGTGAGACGACAAGCAACAACAATTATAGCTG ATAACATCATATTTCTGAGTGACCAGACGAAAGAGAAGGCATAG